Proteins encoded together in one Chrysemys picta bellii isolate R12L10 chromosome 22, ASM1138683v2, whole genome shotgun sequence window:
- the PCBP2 gene encoding poly(rC)-binding protein 2 isoform X7, whose amino-acid sequence MDTGVIEGGLNVTLTIRLLMHGKEVGSIIGKKGESVKKMREESGARINISEGNCPERIITLAGPTNAIFKAFAMIIDKLEEDISSSMTNSTAASRPPVTLRLVVPASQCGSLIGKGGCKIKEIRESTGAQVQVAGDMLPNSTERAITIAGIPQSIIECVKQICVVMLESPPKGVTIPYRPKPSSSPVIFAGGQDRYSSGSASYPHTAPSMCLNSDLEGPPQELTKLHQLAMQQSHFPMSHGNTGFSAGLDASAQTTSHELTIPNDLIGCIIGRQGAKINEIRQMSGAQIKIANPVEGSTDRQVTITGSAASISLAQYLINVSLESAKPSSQTASVTIPDHLSINLSQPSTPSSSSSSTTTPSLATAGVSDAPSSLPNPLPTAPCVSSLLGMKPVPLLALNVVSAAKGASTTSAMPCVTNKLKTEKQRFSPY is encoded by the exons ATGGACACCGGTGTTATTGAAGGTGGTTTAAATGTCACACTTACCATTCGACTACTTATGCATGGAAAG GAGGTTGGGAGCATCATTGGGAAG AAAGGAGAATCTGTAAAGAAGATGCGCGAAGAG AGTGGTGCCCGCATTAACATCTCAGAAGGGAACTGCCCAGAACGGATCATCACTCTTGCTGGACCAACCAATGCCATCTTCAAAGCATTTGCTATGATCATTGACAAACTGGAAGAG GACATCAGCAGCTCCATGACCAACAGCACAGCTGCCAGTAGGCCTCCTGTCACCCTGAGGCTTGTGGTACCTGCCAGCCAGTGTGGCTCCCTCATTGGAAAAGGAGGCTGCAAGATCAAGGAGATAAGAGAG AGCACAGGGGCGCAGGTCCAGGTGGCAGGAGACATGCTGCCCAACTCGACTGAGAGAGCGATCACCATTGCTGGGATACCACAGTCCATCATCGAGTGCGTCAAACAGATCTGTGTGGTCATGCTGGAG TCTCCCCCGAAGGGTGTTACCATCCCATACCGACCCAAGCCATCCAGCTCTCCGGTCATCTTTGCAGGCGGTCAG GACAGGTACAGCAGCGGCAGTGCAAGCTACCCCCACACCGCCCCATCAATGTGCCTCAACTCTGACCTGGAGGGACCACCTCAAGAG CTGACCAAGCTGCACCAGTTGGCAATGCAACAGTCACACTTTCCAATGTCTCATGGCAACACTGGATTCAGTG CAGGTTTGGATGCATCTGCTCAAACTACTTCTCACGAACTCACCATTCCAAATGAT TTGATTGGCTGCATCATCGGGCGTCAAGGCGCCAAAATCAATGAGATCCGCCAGATGTCTGGGGCGCAGATCAAAATTGCCAATCCAGTGGAAGGATCTACTGACAGGCAGGTTACCATAACTGGATCTGCAGCCAGCATTAGCCTGGCCCAGTATCTAATTAATGTCAG TTTAGAAAGCGCTAAACCCTCCTCCCAGACAGCCTCCGTCACGATCCCCGATCACCTCAGCATCAACCTCTCTCAACCCTCCaccccttcttcttcttcctcctccaccaccaccccctcgcTTGCGACAGCAGGGGTCTCCGACGCACCCTCCAGCCTCCCCAACCCTCTTCCGACCGCCCCTTGTGTCTCCAGTCTGCTTGGCATGAAACCCGTCCCTCTCCTGGCTCTAAATGTTGTGTCTGCTGCTAAGGGTGCCTCCACCACCTCAGCTATGCCATGTGTTACTAACAAACTGAAAACGGAAAAACAGAGATTCTCTCCTTATTGA
- the PCBP2 gene encoding poly(rC)-binding protein 2 isoform X31, with protein MDTGVIEGGLNVTLTIRLLMHGKEVGSIIGKKGESVKKMREESGARINISEGNCPERIITLAGPTNAIFKAFAMIIDKLEEDISSSMTNSTAASRPPVTLRLVVPASQCGSLIGKGGCKIKEIRESTGAQVQVAGDMLPNSTERAITIAGIPQSIIECVKQICVVMLESPPKGVTIPYRPKPSSSPVIFAGGQLTKLHQLAMQQSHFPMSHGNTGFSAGLDASAQTTSHELTIPNDLIGCIIGRQGAKINEIRQMSGAQIKIANPVEGSTDRQVTITGSAASISLAQYLINVRLSSETGGMGSS; from the exons ATGGACACCGGTGTTATTGAAGGTGGTTTAAATGTCACACTTACCATTCGACTACTTATGCATGGAAAG GAGGTTGGGAGCATCATTGGGAAG AAAGGAGAATCTGTAAAGAAGATGCGCGAAGAG AGTGGTGCCCGCATTAACATCTCAGAAGGGAACTGCCCAGAACGGATCATCACTCTTGCTGGACCAACCAATGCCATCTTCAAAGCATTTGCTATGATCATTGACAAACTGGAAGAG GACATCAGCAGCTCCATGACCAACAGCACAGCTGCCAGTAGGCCTCCTGTCACCCTGAGGCTTGTGGTACCTGCCAGCCAGTGTGGCTCCCTCATTGGAAAAGGAGGCTGCAAGATCAAGGAGATAAGAGAG AGCACAGGGGCGCAGGTCCAGGTGGCAGGAGACATGCTGCCCAACTCGACTGAGAGAGCGATCACCATTGCTGGGATACCACAGTCCATCATCGAGTGCGTCAAACAGATCTGTGTGGTCATGCTGGAG TCTCCCCCGAAGGGTGTTACCATCCCATACCGACCCAAGCCATCCAGCTCTCCGGTCATCTTTGCAGGCGGTCAG CTGACCAAGCTGCACCAGTTGGCAATGCAACAGTCACACTTTCCAATGTCTCATGGCAACACTGGATTCAGTG CAGGTTTGGATGCATCTGCTCAAACTACTTCTCACGAACTCACCATTCCAAATGAT TTGATTGGCTGCATCATCGGGCGTCAAGGCGCCAAAATCAATGAGATCCGCCAGATGTCTGGGGCGCAGATCAAAATTGCCAATCCAGTGGAAGGATCTACTGACAGGCAGGTTACCATAACTGGATCTGCAGCCAGCATTAGCCTGGCCCAGTATCTAATTAATGTCAG GCTTTCTTCGGAGACTGGTGGAATGGGAAGCAGCTAG
- the PCBP2 gene encoding poly(rC)-binding protein 2 isoform X24: protein MDTGVIEGGLNVTLTIRLLMHGKEVGSIIGKKGESVKKMREESGARINISEGNCPERIITLAGPTNAIFKAFAMIIDKLEEDISSSMTNSTAASRPPVTLRLVVPASQCGSLIGKGGCKIKEIRESTGAQVQVAGDMLPNSTERAITIAGIPQSIIECVKQICVVMLESPPKGVTIPYRPKPSSSPVIFAGGQDRYSSGSASYPHTAPSMCLNSDLEGPPQELTKLHQLAMQQSHFPMSHGNTGFSGLDASAQTTSHELTIPNDLIGCIIGRQGAKINEIRQMSGAQIKIANPVEGSTDRQVTITGSAASISLAQYLINVRLSSETGGMGSS from the exons ATGGACACCGGTGTTATTGAAGGTGGTTTAAATGTCACACTTACCATTCGACTACTTATGCATGGAAAG GAGGTTGGGAGCATCATTGGGAAG AAAGGAGAATCTGTAAAGAAGATGCGCGAAGAG AGTGGTGCCCGCATTAACATCTCAGAAGGGAACTGCCCAGAACGGATCATCACTCTTGCTGGACCAACCAATGCCATCTTCAAAGCATTTGCTATGATCATTGACAAACTGGAAGAG GACATCAGCAGCTCCATGACCAACAGCACAGCTGCCAGTAGGCCTCCTGTCACCCTGAGGCTTGTGGTACCTGCCAGCCAGTGTGGCTCCCTCATTGGAAAAGGAGGCTGCAAGATCAAGGAGATAAGAGAG AGCACAGGGGCGCAGGTCCAGGTGGCAGGAGACATGCTGCCCAACTCGACTGAGAGAGCGATCACCATTGCTGGGATACCACAGTCCATCATCGAGTGCGTCAAACAGATCTGTGTGGTCATGCTGGAG TCTCCCCCGAAGGGTGTTACCATCCCATACCGACCCAAGCCATCCAGCTCTCCGGTCATCTTTGCAGGCGGTCAG GACAGGTACAGCAGCGGCAGTGCAAGCTACCCCCACACCGCCCCATCAATGTGCCTCAACTCTGACCTGGAGGGACCACCTCAAGAG CTGACCAAGCTGCACCAGTTGGCAATGCAACAGTCACACTTTCCAATGTCTCATGGCAACACTGGATTCAGTG GTTTGGATGCATCTGCTCAAACTACTTCTCACGAACTCACCATTCCAAATGAT TTGATTGGCTGCATCATCGGGCGTCAAGGCGCCAAAATCAATGAGATCCGCCAGATGTCTGGGGCGCAGATCAAAATTGCCAATCCAGTGGAAGGATCTACTGACAGGCAGGTTACCATAACTGGATCTGCAGCCAGCATTAGCCTGGCCCAGTATCTAATTAATGTCAG GCTTTCTTCGGAGACTGGTGGAATGGGAAGCAGCTAG
- the PCBP2 gene encoding poly(rC)-binding protein 2 isoform X29 produces MDTGVIEGGLNVTLTIRLLMHGKEVGSIIGKKGESVKKMREESGARINISEGNCPERIITLAGPTNAIFKAFAMIIDKLEEDISSSMTNSTAASRPPVTLRLVVPASQCGSLIGKGGCKIKEIRESTGAQVQVAGDMLPNSTERAITIAGIPQSIIECVKQICVVMLESPPKGVTIPYRPKPSSSPVIFAGGQAYTIQGQYAIPQPDLTKLHQLAMQQSHFPMSHGNTGFSGLDASAQTTSHELTIPNDLIGCIIGRQGAKINEIRQMSGAQIKIANPVEGSTDRQVTITGSAASISLAQYLINVRLSSETGGMGSS; encoded by the exons ATGGACACCGGTGTTATTGAAGGTGGTTTAAATGTCACACTTACCATTCGACTACTTATGCATGGAAAG GAGGTTGGGAGCATCATTGGGAAG AAAGGAGAATCTGTAAAGAAGATGCGCGAAGAG AGTGGTGCCCGCATTAACATCTCAGAAGGGAACTGCCCAGAACGGATCATCACTCTTGCTGGACCAACCAATGCCATCTTCAAAGCATTTGCTATGATCATTGACAAACTGGAAGAG GACATCAGCAGCTCCATGACCAACAGCACAGCTGCCAGTAGGCCTCCTGTCACCCTGAGGCTTGTGGTACCTGCCAGCCAGTGTGGCTCCCTCATTGGAAAAGGAGGCTGCAAGATCAAGGAGATAAGAGAG AGCACAGGGGCGCAGGTCCAGGTGGCAGGAGACATGCTGCCCAACTCGACTGAGAGAGCGATCACCATTGCTGGGATACCACAGTCCATCATCGAGTGCGTCAAACAGATCTGTGTGGTCATGCTGGAG TCTCCCCCGAAGGGTGTTACCATCCCATACCGACCCAAGCCATCCAGCTCTCCGGTCATCTTTGCAGGCGGTCAG GCCTATACCATTCAAGGACAGTATGCCATTCCACAGCCAGAT CTGACCAAGCTGCACCAGTTGGCAATGCAACAGTCACACTTTCCAATGTCTCATGGCAACACTGGATTCAGTG GTTTGGATGCATCTGCTCAAACTACTTCTCACGAACTCACCATTCCAAATGAT TTGATTGGCTGCATCATCGGGCGTCAAGGCGCCAAAATCAATGAGATCCGCCAGATGTCTGGGGCGCAGATCAAAATTGCCAATCCAGTGGAAGGATCTACTGACAGGCAGGTTACCATAACTGGATCTGCAGCCAGCATTAGCCTGGCCCAGTATCTAATTAATGTCAG GCTTTCTTCGGAGACTGGTGGAATGGGAAGCAGCTAG
- the PCBP2 gene encoding poly(rC)-binding protein 2 isoform X25: MDTGVIEGGLNVTLTIRLLMHGKEVGSIIGKKGESVKKMREESGARINISEGNCPERIITLAGPTNAIFKAFAMIIDKLEEDISSSMTNSTAASRPPVTLRLVVPASQCGSLIGKGGCKIKEIRESTGAQVQVAGDMLPNSTERAITIAGIPQSIIECVKQICVVMLESPPKGVTIPYRPKPSSSPVIFAGGQAYTIQGQYAIPQPDLTKLHQLAMQQSHFPMSHGNTGFSGIESSSPEVKGYWAGLDASAQTTSHELTIPNDLIGCIIGRQGAKINEIRQMSGAQIKIANPVEGSTDRQVTITGSAASISLAQYLINVRLSSETGGMGSS, from the exons ATGGACACCGGTGTTATTGAAGGTGGTTTAAATGTCACACTTACCATTCGACTACTTATGCATGGAAAG GAGGTTGGGAGCATCATTGGGAAG AAAGGAGAATCTGTAAAGAAGATGCGCGAAGAG AGTGGTGCCCGCATTAACATCTCAGAAGGGAACTGCCCAGAACGGATCATCACTCTTGCTGGACCAACCAATGCCATCTTCAAAGCATTTGCTATGATCATTGACAAACTGGAAGAG GACATCAGCAGCTCCATGACCAACAGCACAGCTGCCAGTAGGCCTCCTGTCACCCTGAGGCTTGTGGTACCTGCCAGCCAGTGTGGCTCCCTCATTGGAAAAGGAGGCTGCAAGATCAAGGAGATAAGAGAG AGCACAGGGGCGCAGGTCCAGGTGGCAGGAGACATGCTGCCCAACTCGACTGAGAGAGCGATCACCATTGCTGGGATACCACAGTCCATCATCGAGTGCGTCAAACAGATCTGTGTGGTCATGCTGGAG TCTCCCCCGAAGGGTGTTACCATCCCATACCGACCCAAGCCATCCAGCTCTCCGGTCATCTTTGCAGGCGGTCAG GCCTATACCATTCAAGGACAGTATGCCATTCCACAGCCAGAT CTGACCAAGCTGCACCAGTTGGCAATGCAACAGTCACACTTTCCAATGTCTCATGGCAACACTGGATTCAGTG GCATTGAATCCAGctctccagaggtgaaaggctatTGGG CAGGTTTGGATGCATCTGCTCAAACTACTTCTCACGAACTCACCATTCCAAATGAT TTGATTGGCTGCATCATCGGGCGTCAAGGCGCCAAAATCAATGAGATCCGCCAGATGTCTGGGGCGCAGATCAAAATTGCCAATCCAGTGGAAGGATCTACTGACAGGCAGGTTACCATAACTGGATCTGCAGCCAGCATTAGCCTGGCCCAGTATCTAATTAATGTCAG GCTTTCTTCGGAGACTGGTGGAATGGGAAGCAGCTAG
- the PCBP2 gene encoding poly(rC)-binding protein 2 isoform X27 — MDTGVIEGGLNVTLTIRLLMHGKEVGSIIGKKGESVKKMREESGARINISEGNCPERIITLAGPTNAIFKAFAMIIDKLEEDISSSMTNSTAASRPPVTLRLVVPASQCGSLIGKGGCKIKEIRESTGAQVQVAGDMLPNSTERAITIAGIPQSIIECVKQICVVMLESPPKGVTIPYRPKPSSSPVIFAGGQAYTIQGQYAIPQPDLTKLHQLAMQQSHFPMSHGNTGFSAGLDASAQTTSHELTIPNDLIGCIIGRQGAKINEIRQMSGAQIKIANPVEGSTDRQVTITGSAASISLAQYLINVRLSSETGGMGSS, encoded by the exons ATGGACACCGGTGTTATTGAAGGTGGTTTAAATGTCACACTTACCATTCGACTACTTATGCATGGAAAG GAGGTTGGGAGCATCATTGGGAAG AAAGGAGAATCTGTAAAGAAGATGCGCGAAGAG AGTGGTGCCCGCATTAACATCTCAGAAGGGAACTGCCCAGAACGGATCATCACTCTTGCTGGACCAACCAATGCCATCTTCAAAGCATTTGCTATGATCATTGACAAACTGGAAGAG GACATCAGCAGCTCCATGACCAACAGCACAGCTGCCAGTAGGCCTCCTGTCACCCTGAGGCTTGTGGTACCTGCCAGCCAGTGTGGCTCCCTCATTGGAAAAGGAGGCTGCAAGATCAAGGAGATAAGAGAG AGCACAGGGGCGCAGGTCCAGGTGGCAGGAGACATGCTGCCCAACTCGACTGAGAGAGCGATCACCATTGCTGGGATACCACAGTCCATCATCGAGTGCGTCAAACAGATCTGTGTGGTCATGCTGGAG TCTCCCCCGAAGGGTGTTACCATCCCATACCGACCCAAGCCATCCAGCTCTCCGGTCATCTTTGCAGGCGGTCAG GCCTATACCATTCAAGGACAGTATGCCATTCCACAGCCAGAT CTGACCAAGCTGCACCAGTTGGCAATGCAACAGTCACACTTTCCAATGTCTCATGGCAACACTGGATTCAGTG CAGGTTTGGATGCATCTGCTCAAACTACTTCTCACGAACTCACCATTCCAAATGAT TTGATTGGCTGCATCATCGGGCGTCAAGGCGCCAAAATCAATGAGATCCGCCAGATGTCTGGGGCGCAGATCAAAATTGCCAATCCAGTGGAAGGATCTACTGACAGGCAGGTTACCATAACTGGATCTGCAGCCAGCATTAGCCTGGCCCAGTATCTAATTAATGTCAG GCTTTCTTCGGAGACTGGTGGAATGGGAAGCAGCTAG
- the PCBP2 gene encoding poly(rC)-binding protein 2 isoform X1, whose amino-acid sequence MDTGVIEGGLNVTLTIRLLMHGKEVGSIIGKKGESVKKMREESGARINISEGNCPERIITLAGPTNAIFKAFAMIIDKLEEDISSSMTNSTAASRPPVTLRLVVPASQCGSLIGKGGCKIKEIRESTGAQVQVAGDMLPNSTERAITIAGIPQSIIECVKQICVVMLESPPKGVTIPYRPKPSSSPVIFAGGQDRYSSGSASYPHTAPSMCLNSDLEGPPQEAYTIQGQYAIPQPDLTKLHQLAMQQSHFPMSHGNTGFSGIESSSPEVKGYWAGLDASAQTTSHELTIPNDLIGCIIGRQGAKINEIRQMSGAQIKIANPVEGSTDRQVTITGSAASISLAQYLINVSLESAKPSSQTASVTIPDHLSINLSQPSTPSSSSSSTTTPSLATAGVSDAPSSLPNPLPTAPCVSSLLGMKPVPLLALNVVSAAKGASTTSAMPCVTNKLKTEKQRFSPY is encoded by the exons ATGGACACCGGTGTTATTGAAGGTGGTTTAAATGTCACACTTACCATTCGACTACTTATGCATGGAAAG GAGGTTGGGAGCATCATTGGGAAG AAAGGAGAATCTGTAAAGAAGATGCGCGAAGAG AGTGGTGCCCGCATTAACATCTCAGAAGGGAACTGCCCAGAACGGATCATCACTCTTGCTGGACCAACCAATGCCATCTTCAAAGCATTTGCTATGATCATTGACAAACTGGAAGAG GACATCAGCAGCTCCATGACCAACAGCACAGCTGCCAGTAGGCCTCCTGTCACCCTGAGGCTTGTGGTACCTGCCAGCCAGTGTGGCTCCCTCATTGGAAAAGGAGGCTGCAAGATCAAGGAGATAAGAGAG AGCACAGGGGCGCAGGTCCAGGTGGCAGGAGACATGCTGCCCAACTCGACTGAGAGAGCGATCACCATTGCTGGGATACCACAGTCCATCATCGAGTGCGTCAAACAGATCTGTGTGGTCATGCTGGAG TCTCCCCCGAAGGGTGTTACCATCCCATACCGACCCAAGCCATCCAGCTCTCCGGTCATCTTTGCAGGCGGTCAG GACAGGTACAGCAGCGGCAGTGCAAGCTACCCCCACACCGCCCCATCAATGTGCCTCAACTCTGACCTGGAGGGACCACCTCAAGAG GCCTATACCATTCAAGGACAGTATGCCATTCCACAGCCAGAT CTGACCAAGCTGCACCAGTTGGCAATGCAACAGTCACACTTTCCAATGTCTCATGGCAACACTGGATTCAGTG GCATTGAATCCAGctctccagaggtgaaaggctatTGGG CAGGTTTGGATGCATCTGCTCAAACTACTTCTCACGAACTCACCATTCCAAATGAT TTGATTGGCTGCATCATCGGGCGTCAAGGCGCCAAAATCAATGAGATCCGCCAGATGTCTGGGGCGCAGATCAAAATTGCCAATCCAGTGGAAGGATCTACTGACAGGCAGGTTACCATAACTGGATCTGCAGCCAGCATTAGCCTGGCCCAGTATCTAATTAATGTCAG TTTAGAAAGCGCTAAACCCTCCTCCCAGACAGCCTCCGTCACGATCCCCGATCACCTCAGCATCAACCTCTCTCAACCCTCCaccccttcttcttcttcctcctccaccaccaccccctcgcTTGCGACAGCAGGGGTCTCCGACGCACCCTCCAGCCTCCCCAACCCTCTTCCGACCGCCCCTTGTGTCTCCAGTCTGCTTGGCATGAAACCCGTCCCTCTCCTGGCTCTAAATGTTGTGTCTGCTGCTAAGGGTGCCTCCACCACCTCAGCTATGCCATGTGTTACTAACAAACTGAAAACGGAAAAACAGAGATTCTCTCCTTATTGA
- the PCBP2 gene encoding poly(rC)-binding protein 2 isoform X4, whose product MDTGVIEGGLNVTLTIRLLMHGKEVGSIIGKKGESVKKMREESGARINISEGNCPERIITLAGPTNAIFKAFAMIIDKLEEDISSSMTNSTAASRPPVTLRLVVPASQCGSLIGKGGCKIKEIRESTGAQVQVAGDMLPNSTERAITIAGIPQSIIECVKQICVVMLESPPKGVTIPYRPKPSSSPVIFAGGQDRYSSGSASYPHTAPSMCLNSDLEGPPQEAYTIQGQYAIPQPDLTKLHQLAMQQSHFPMSHGNTGFSGLDASAQTTSHELTIPNDLIGCIIGRQGAKINEIRQMSGAQIKIANPVEGSTDRQVTITGSAASISLAQYLINVSLESAKPSSQTASVTIPDHLSINLSQPSTPSSSSSSTTTPSLATAGVSDAPSSLPNPLPTAPCVSSLLGMKPVPLLALNVVSAAKGASTTSAMPCVTNKLKTEKQRFSPY is encoded by the exons ATGGACACCGGTGTTATTGAAGGTGGTTTAAATGTCACACTTACCATTCGACTACTTATGCATGGAAAG GAGGTTGGGAGCATCATTGGGAAG AAAGGAGAATCTGTAAAGAAGATGCGCGAAGAG AGTGGTGCCCGCATTAACATCTCAGAAGGGAACTGCCCAGAACGGATCATCACTCTTGCTGGACCAACCAATGCCATCTTCAAAGCATTTGCTATGATCATTGACAAACTGGAAGAG GACATCAGCAGCTCCATGACCAACAGCACAGCTGCCAGTAGGCCTCCTGTCACCCTGAGGCTTGTGGTACCTGCCAGCCAGTGTGGCTCCCTCATTGGAAAAGGAGGCTGCAAGATCAAGGAGATAAGAGAG AGCACAGGGGCGCAGGTCCAGGTGGCAGGAGACATGCTGCCCAACTCGACTGAGAGAGCGATCACCATTGCTGGGATACCACAGTCCATCATCGAGTGCGTCAAACAGATCTGTGTGGTCATGCTGGAG TCTCCCCCGAAGGGTGTTACCATCCCATACCGACCCAAGCCATCCAGCTCTCCGGTCATCTTTGCAGGCGGTCAG GACAGGTACAGCAGCGGCAGTGCAAGCTACCCCCACACCGCCCCATCAATGTGCCTCAACTCTGACCTGGAGGGACCACCTCAAGAG GCCTATACCATTCAAGGACAGTATGCCATTCCACAGCCAGAT CTGACCAAGCTGCACCAGTTGGCAATGCAACAGTCACACTTTCCAATGTCTCATGGCAACACTGGATTCAGTG GTTTGGATGCATCTGCTCAAACTACTTCTCACGAACTCACCATTCCAAATGAT TTGATTGGCTGCATCATCGGGCGTCAAGGCGCCAAAATCAATGAGATCCGCCAGATGTCTGGGGCGCAGATCAAAATTGCCAATCCAGTGGAAGGATCTACTGACAGGCAGGTTACCATAACTGGATCTGCAGCCAGCATTAGCCTGGCCCAGTATCTAATTAATGTCAG TTTAGAAAGCGCTAAACCCTCCTCCCAGACAGCCTCCGTCACGATCCCCGATCACCTCAGCATCAACCTCTCTCAACCCTCCaccccttcttcttcttcctcctccaccaccaccccctcgcTTGCGACAGCAGGGGTCTCCGACGCACCCTCCAGCCTCCCCAACCCTCTTCCGACCGCCCCTTGTGTCTCCAGTCTGCTTGGCATGAAACCCGTCCCTCTCCTGGCTCTAAATGTTGTGTCTGCTGCTAAGGGTGCCTCCACCACCTCAGCTATGCCATGTGTTACTAACAAACTGAAAACGGAAAAACAGAGATTCTCTCCTTATTGA
- the PCBP2 gene encoding poly(rC)-binding protein 2 isoform X2, translating into MDTGVIEGGLNVTLTIRLLMHGKEVGSIIGKKGESVKKMREESGARINISEGNCPERIITLAGPTNAIFKAFAMIIDKLEEDISSSMTNSTAASRPPVTLRLVVPASQCGSLIGKGGCKIKEIRESTGAQVQVAGDMLPNSTERAITIAGIPQSIIECVKQICVVMLESPPKGVTIPYRPKPSSSPVIFAGGQDRYSSGSASYPHTAPSMCLNSDLEGPPQEAYTIQGQYAIPQPDLTKLHQLAMQQSHFPMSHGNTGFSGIESSSPEVKGYWGLDASAQTTSHELTIPNDLIGCIIGRQGAKINEIRQMSGAQIKIANPVEGSTDRQVTITGSAASISLAQYLINVSLESAKPSSQTASVTIPDHLSINLSQPSTPSSSSSSTTTPSLATAGVSDAPSSLPNPLPTAPCVSSLLGMKPVPLLALNVVSAAKGASTTSAMPCVTNKLKTEKQRFSPY; encoded by the exons ATGGACACCGGTGTTATTGAAGGTGGTTTAAATGTCACACTTACCATTCGACTACTTATGCATGGAAAG GAGGTTGGGAGCATCATTGGGAAG AAAGGAGAATCTGTAAAGAAGATGCGCGAAGAG AGTGGTGCCCGCATTAACATCTCAGAAGGGAACTGCCCAGAACGGATCATCACTCTTGCTGGACCAACCAATGCCATCTTCAAAGCATTTGCTATGATCATTGACAAACTGGAAGAG GACATCAGCAGCTCCATGACCAACAGCACAGCTGCCAGTAGGCCTCCTGTCACCCTGAGGCTTGTGGTACCTGCCAGCCAGTGTGGCTCCCTCATTGGAAAAGGAGGCTGCAAGATCAAGGAGATAAGAGAG AGCACAGGGGCGCAGGTCCAGGTGGCAGGAGACATGCTGCCCAACTCGACTGAGAGAGCGATCACCATTGCTGGGATACCACAGTCCATCATCGAGTGCGTCAAACAGATCTGTGTGGTCATGCTGGAG TCTCCCCCGAAGGGTGTTACCATCCCATACCGACCCAAGCCATCCAGCTCTCCGGTCATCTTTGCAGGCGGTCAG GACAGGTACAGCAGCGGCAGTGCAAGCTACCCCCACACCGCCCCATCAATGTGCCTCAACTCTGACCTGGAGGGACCACCTCAAGAG GCCTATACCATTCAAGGACAGTATGCCATTCCACAGCCAGAT CTGACCAAGCTGCACCAGTTGGCAATGCAACAGTCACACTTTCCAATGTCTCATGGCAACACTGGATTCAGTG GCATTGAATCCAGctctccagaggtgaaaggctatTGGG GTTTGGATGCATCTGCTCAAACTACTTCTCACGAACTCACCATTCCAAATGAT TTGATTGGCTGCATCATCGGGCGTCAAGGCGCCAAAATCAATGAGATCCGCCAGATGTCTGGGGCGCAGATCAAAATTGCCAATCCAGTGGAAGGATCTACTGACAGGCAGGTTACCATAACTGGATCTGCAGCCAGCATTAGCCTGGCCCAGTATCTAATTAATGTCAG TTTAGAAAGCGCTAAACCCTCCTCCCAGACAGCCTCCGTCACGATCCCCGATCACCTCAGCATCAACCTCTCTCAACCCTCCaccccttcttcttcttcctcctccaccaccaccccctcgcTTGCGACAGCAGGGGTCTCCGACGCACCCTCCAGCCTCCCCAACCCTCTTCCGACCGCCCCTTGTGTCTCCAGTCTGCTTGGCATGAAACCCGTCCCTCTCCTGGCTCTAAATGTTGTGTCTGCTGCTAAGGGTGCCTCCACCACCTCAGCTATGCCATGTGTTACTAACAAACTGAAAACGGAAAAACAGAGATTCTCTCCTTATTGA